In Mytilus galloprovincialis chromosome 1, xbMytGall1.hap1.1, whole genome shotgun sequence, the following are encoded in one genomic region:
- the LOC143072219 gene encoding uncharacterized protein LOC143072219 produces MVSLIFLQGEKTKKYRTNVREMCSSSTLLKIKGIKELAYFVLFSVMLTSSSLAAPNRGYTNIDAGGQQGILFHNCREVDFEHLQYLMGSSFDSKRMAIDKKNIDHNSFTERSISNALDNEIDDDNSDYLNDMPYSNTDDDEFGDFSDLERSENGLDAQDDEGSKPDQNSINYMRRKRQTKSNYVNEDNEIDRIRSSRKNSGEKPQKKLFSDLKKFIRKSKKGRKVKKLPWACHLQQQWVKRKDTYPPFLLSGSCQSQKKCFYNLYDCKPVLYGVKILRRDPSRCNPIPALGNSTVYEEVWIKEQVDVTTGCECGIGKNRKSRRRKNKGRP; encoded by the exons ATGGTTTCATTGATATTTCTGCAAGGAGAAAAGACGAAAAAGTACCGTACAAATGTTCGTGAAATGTGTTCTTCGTCAACATTACTAAAG ATCAAGGGAATCAAAGAGCTTGCTTATTTCGTATTGTTTTCCGTGATGCTGACAAGCTCATCGCTGGCCGCCCCAAATCGAGGCTATACGAATATTGATGCTGGTGGTCAACAAGGAATATTATTTCACAATTGTAGAGAAGTGGACTTCGAACATTTACAATATCTAATGGGCAGTTCGTTCGACTCGAAAAGAATGGCAATAGACAAGAAAAACATAGATCATAATTCATTCACAGAAAGATCGATTTCAAATGCATTAGACAATGAAATAGACGATGATAATTCAGACTATTTAAATGATATGCCATATTCAAACACAGACGACGATGAATTCGGAGACTTTTCTGATTTAGAACGTTCTGAAAATGGACTAGACGCACAAGATGATGAAGGCTCAAAGCCGGATCAAAATTCAATAAATTATATGCGCCGGAAGCGACAAACAAAAAGTAACTATGTAAACGAAGACAATGAAATAGATAGAATTAGATCATCACGTAAAAATTCAGGTGAAAAACCTCAAAAGAAATTATTTAgtgatttaaaaaagtttattCGAAAGTCTAAAAAAGGCCGAAAGGTGAAAAAATTGCCATGGGCTTGTCATTTGCAACAACAGTGGGTTAAAAGGAAAGACACTTATCCACCATTCCTTTTATCAGGATCATGCCAAAGTCAAAAAAAGTGTTTCTATAATTTGTATGACTGTAAACCAGTACTATATGGTGTCAAAATATTACGAAGAGATCCTTCTAGGTGTAATCCTATTCCGGCATTGGGAAATAGCACAGTGTACGAGGAGGTTTGGATCAAAGAACAAGTTGACGTCACGACGGGGTGTGAATGTGGCATAGGAAAGAACCGTAAGTCACGACGGAGGAAGAATAAAGGACGACCATAA